One Candidatus Methanomethylophilaceae archaeon DNA segment encodes these proteins:
- a CDS encoding SCP2 sterol-binding domain-containing protein encodes MTMEQELQALIDKFHRKVESDPELKKELMPIKKTLNINLGEEKYSMKIENAHISEFKPELLEKSDLTLETTVENLRALMNGTLRPMKAYVLKKIKVKGKLDDLMFLKKFF; translated from the coding sequence ATGACAATGGAACAGGAATTGCAAGCTCTCATCGACAAATTCCACAGAAAAGTCGAAAGCGACCCGGAATTGAAGAAAGAGTTGATGCCCATCAAAAAGACTCTCAACATCAATCTCGGCGAAGAGAAATACTCCATGAAAATCGAGAACGCCCATATCTCGGAATTCAAACCGGAACTCCTGGAAAAGTCCGACCTCACTTTGGAGACCACCGTCGAGAATCTCCGCGCGCTCATGAACGGAACTCTCAGGCCGATGAAGGCGTACGTCCTGAAGAAAATCAAGGTCAAAGGGAAACTGGATGACCTCATGTTCCTCAAGAAATTCTTCTGA
- the rnhB gene encoding ribonuclease HII, with the protein MMRCGVDEAGRGSVMGPLVVGAVFAESDDALLDIGVKDSKKLTPKKREEMYGKIIDAVPGWSVSIASAADIDRLRETISLNEIELRMFCEAVSKHPTDAIIADCPDINEEGFSARFSAALGGMKEVTAKHKADDTYPIVSAASIIAKVTRDRMMEDIRKEFGQDIGSGYPSDRDTMEFIERWIKENGKAPKEVRCSWEPVRAMLSKRYNTKLSDW; encoded by the coding sequence ATGATGCGTTGCGGCGTGGACGAGGCGGGAAGGGGCTCTGTGATGGGGCCTTTGGTTGTCGGAGCGGTATTCGCTGAATCCGACGATGCCCTGCTGGACATAGGAGTGAAAGATTCCAAGAAGCTCACCCCGAAAAAGCGCGAGGAAATGTATGGGAAGATAATCGATGCGGTCCCCGGATGGTCCGTCTCCATAGCTTCCGCCGCCGACATAGACCGCCTGCGCGAGACGATCAGCCTGAACGAGATCGAGCTCAGGATGTTCTGCGAAGCCGTCTCCAAGCATCCGACCGACGCCATCATCGCCGACTGCCCAGACATAAACGAGGAAGGATTTTCCGCTCGCTTCAGCGCGGCCCTCGGCGGGATGAAAGAAGTTACGGCAAAACATAAAGCGGATGATACATACCCCATCGTATCTGCAGCATCCATAATCGCGAAAGTGACCCGCGACAGGATGATGGAAGACATACGCAAGGAATTCGGCCAAGATATTGGAAGCGGATATCCGAGCGACCGCGACACCATGGAATTCATTGAGAGATGGATAAAAGAGAACGGAAAGGCGCCGAAAGAGGTGCGCTGCTCCTGGGAGCCCGTAAGGGCCATGCTGTCCAAAAGATACAACACAAAGTTAAGCGATTGGTGA
- a CDS encoding GTP cyclohydrolase I FolE2: protein MALKCDLQYGRGEAGFKLTRVGVKGVRKPVIVKRDGVGRALNNALNCSIDITVDLPASQKGSHMSRNVEVLNEVVEDSIKNPISGLEDMAADICKRLLVHHEYAQTADVSIYAEYFRSNVTPLGKPTFESYGLMAGGHIERDGVLLKKIGVEVIGMTACPCGQQTVTEMLDYNGDMPVMTHNQRNVCSVVMELPDNVSVEADDLIDIIEDSFSSPTFELLKRPDEGQVIINAHRKTRFVEDVVRCVLERIVAKYPDLPDDVFVDVTSESEESIHKHNAFAEREATLGELRMENQ from the coding sequence ATGGCATTGAAATGCGATCTCCAATACGGCAGAGGGGAAGCCGGATTCAAACTTACGCGCGTGGGTGTGAAAGGCGTGCGCAAACCCGTCATCGTCAAAAGGGATGGTGTCGGCAGGGCGCTGAACAACGCCCTCAACTGTTCCATAGACATCACCGTCGATCTTCCTGCCAGCCAGAAAGGCTCGCACATGTCCAGGAACGTCGAGGTGCTCAACGAAGTCGTGGAGGACAGCATAAAGAATCCGATCTCCGGATTGGAGGACATGGCAGCAGACATCTGCAAGCGCCTTCTGGTCCATCATGAGTATGCCCAGACCGCGGATGTATCCATCTATGCCGAGTATTTCCGCAGCAATGTCACCCCCCTTGGGAAGCCCACTTTCGAATCCTACGGCCTGATGGCTGGTGGGCACATCGAGAGGGACGGCGTTCTGCTGAAGAAGATCGGGGTGGAAGTCATAGGTATGACCGCATGCCCCTGCGGACAGCAGACCGTGACCGAGATGCTGGACTACAATGGCGACATGCCGGTCATGACGCACAACCAGAGGAATGTCTGCTCGGTCGTCATGGAGCTGCCTGATAACGTCTCGGTGGAGGCCGACGATCTCATAGACATCATTGAAGATTCGTTTTCCTCTCCCACTTTCGAGCTTCTGAAGAGGCCGGATGAAGGCCAGGTCATAATCAACGCTCACAGGAAGACTAGGTTCGTGGAGGACGTGGTCAGGTGCGTGCTTGAGCGCATAGTGGCTAAATATCCGGACCTTCCGGATGACGTCTTCGTCGATGTGACCAGCGAATCTGAGGAATCCATCCACAAGCACAACGCATTCGCCGAGAGGGAAGCGACTCTGGGCGAGCTCCGCATGGAGAATCAGTGA